The genomic stretch TTCTTccgctttttctttttcttctttttcttcttctcgcTGGCTGATTCCACGGCATTGGCCTGCGTCGCCGTAGCCGGGGACGACGTCACCGGCTCCGCGTCGCGCTCCACCTCAGAATGGCGCcgcttctttttcttcttcttcttctgagcTGGAGCGCCGTTGAGGTCTGGTTCCTGGACCGAGGAGCTGAGGTTGTTGGAAGACTTGGGGCTCTTTGGGCCGGCACTGTGGAGCCCGTTGGTTTTAAGAGAAAGGCTGGCGTTTGGTTTTTGCAGTGTGGAGAGAAGGGACTGTTTCTGAGGGCTCTGCTGTTTGAAGGATCCACTTGAGTGGGCAAAAGGCGATGACTGGACTTTAGGTGAATGGAATGGACCAGCTctggggagagaagaggagaaaacatctggatttactCGGCCGCATTGGGCAAATCTGCATTTCTTGTTCAGAGTTAGTTGTTTTTATTCAGTCATCACACacaatacaacaaaatataattaaaaagtataaatagtcTAGACAGTGCAAGCAAAGTAATTAAGAGTgagagttaaaggtgcagtgtgtaggatgcaATCATCTGAAACtttagatataaacggctaataattattcttatttcaggtgattaaacactaaagaaaacagttatcaatattatatttcatttctgccaatagatcccccaaataCTCCACAGTTCCTTCAAGCAATGATTGAAAAGGCACCGTCAGAATGCTTACATGCATATCCTACATTCTTATCAACATAAGATACCCacctgaaataaaaataataaaataaaaatcattcaCACTTTTAACCCTCAAAAAACCCAAAAGCGAGTTCTTAAAATTATGTTAGCATTGTTCCATAATTTAATCCCAACAAAGGAAATACATGTCCTTATAATCATCTGTGTGTACACAGTCTAGCAGTGACTTTGTTTTATCTCTgaacattatttacattattttataaaataCCAAATCATTAAATTTCATAGCATGAGACtgtataaataatgtatttgtgTGAGCAGAGTAACcagcagaggtgggaccaagttaTTGTTTTGCGTGTCACAAAGTAAGTCGCAAGACTTTACACAAAGTCCTAAGTCAAGattgacaagtcccaagtcccaCATTTTGAGTTTCGATTTCTAAACAGGTCATAAAGGGCACCAAACTCTTCACCAAAcgtaatgccattttaacaacagagtaagTGCCGCCAACTCAGTAAAGTTGGTTCTTCATagttttctcctgcaacttttagtcaaccaaaacaaaacacaacttttcggggattcagcaataaacaacaaaagacgAAAATTCTGtttattcagttcagttttttctcCCACGAGAGAATCCTCctcccaaacaaatcaataaaagaTGATCTCTccaaaagtaaataaacccaACATCTCCAACGCTGTCGGAGTTACCTCCGGTAGGTACTGCAGTGGATCGCCTTcttgcacacactttttaaataacatattttttcaCTGTTTGGGTTTGGagggaaggtatcaagtattttctaGTCAAAAgcctcaagtccaagtgaagtcacgagtcactggcgttaaagtccaagtcaagGTGCAAGTCTTTTAAAATTGAAGTCGAGTCTAAAGTTGTTCTTTTTCCTGGAGGCTAAATAATTATAGATGATGTAAATTTATGAATGTTGGAAAAATTTGAATGTCTGCTTTTTTAATGTAAAgcagttaaaagtgaatatgaGCTGAACATAGCGTAACATGTAcaatatgatgttgtatatagtatgtatatgatgtacatgatttcggaccccaggaagactagctggtctgattggtatcagctaatggggatccttttttaaataaataaataaataaaaaactcctcaaatttgtgactcaagtccaagtcatgtgacttgagtccacacctctggtaACCATCCTTATTGATAATAGGTAAGAAACTATTTTTGTAATAAGACTATTGAATTTATGGTCGTTTTAAATgttgacccccccccccacacagtAAGATATGTAAGGAAGTATAAGCGAGCAATAGATCATATACAAAGTCTTATAATTTATTTGCTATTGACTTTGAAATGTTACCTGTAATATAGTTCATACCTGTGAGTGTGAGTGGGTGAGGCAAAGGTGAGGGGGTTAAGTTGATTTTGATGCGTGGGGTCACTGGACAGCTGGCGTGGCGAAGGGGGTAGAGCATCAATGCTGCTCGGTCTCCGGCTGCGAGCCTGCAGTTATCGACATAAATAAAAACTTGGTGGTCTAAAAAAAATAGCCATGAATGTGACAAAAATAAGGAAGAGAATCaaatgaggaagaggaagattaAAGGGGATGGCAGgaaaagatggagggagggaaaaCAAAGAGGAAGAGGGTATGGCAGAGAAGAATTAGAAATGgttagaaaaaaagaacaaactgAAGGAAAAGAAGACAAACTCTAAACAAGTGCTACCGTGTGGTTGATTAGACAGGCACACTTGGAGGAACAACACATTACAAAAGTAAGCTAGAAAAGGAGAGTTACTTGCCTTAACATAACTACTTATTGAAATCAATGGTCATATTTTGGGATAGCAGTGTAGAGTGAGGCAGCAGGAAACCACAggaggtggtgctgctgctgtggatgggAATGAAGTTCACCTTCTTGGCTGACAGGGCCAGTTTCTTGGCAGGAGGTGGCGACATGGTGCTGGTGGCTTCGGACGTGATGTTGTTGAGGGCCGGGGGTTTTATTTTCGCCGTCTTCTGCTCCTCCGTGCTGTGAGAGCGCTCCACGCTCTTGGCGGGGGACGCCAGGCCGTTGGAGCCTTTCCGTGGGGTGGAGGGAGTCTCTCCGACCGGCGCGCTTTTGGTGCCCACGGAGTCCTGGCGGAAACAAAGACAGTGGTTAGGGTATGCTTCTGTGCAGCTACAGACGGCTGTTATGCATCTCCGTTTAAAACTCCATAATAGAAGTCTGCTGTAATGTCTGGCTCATTTTACACATAATATTCCATATACAGTTTGCAGTATGCATCAGTATGCTTATTCAAGGGGGCTACATGATGTGGtacactagagctgcaacattaaatcgattagttgtcaactattaaattaatcggcaactatttttaataattgattaatcaatattctgattccagcttcttaaatgtgaatattttctggtttcttttactcctctatgacagtaaaactgaatatctttgagtcgtggacaaaacaagacatttgaggacgtcatcttgggctttgggaaacactgatcaccattttccaccatttttaAAGACTAATTAACTTGTATTTTTACACAATATACTCAATTTgcattagagctgaaacaattcatCGATTAAATCCGTTAGTAAACTGACAAATAATTTGTATATTTggtaactattttgatagtcaGTAATTTtatctagaaaaaaaacatcgaAACATTCCCAATTTCCAGCTTCCCAAATGTGAGAATCTGCctcttttctttaatttatatcattgtaaactgaatatcattgggttttggaacatttttatttttgcttcgACAAAACAAGCCATTTTAAGATTGCACCTCAGGCTTAGataaccctttgaactctgcacCTGAAATGGTCCGTcagtgcctacattggtatttttacttattgtgatgtcacttcttggagtatcttcaaatgcttcatatccctCAAATCTCTACAACCTAAGCTACAAGGTTATATAagtcaataaaccataataattgacaaaagtattgaaattgcgtcataaataaaaaaatatatatacaaaaatctcacgttttttcataaaatcttactaaataaacacaaaatgttgatccaaaagatttctaaatgtagaaacgTCTTTTTTCGTCAatgatattgcatgtttgatatcgtcaccgttagtgtttaatgacgtcGGTGCCGCCTCGTCATCGTCTCGTtttagtcatggaaaaaaaggtcgttgacgaacatattttgtcatagtTTTCGTTAACGAAATGAACACTATATGGACACAGTTTTTATCAGCATTATAGTTTTTCTGTTCCCCACGTTGTTAAATAACTTGTATGCATTTTGCGGACACAATATGTTTTTAGATCACAATAAGCGCCTTAATACTTTCACATCTAGTCTTGATGATAAAACTCTTTGCACATTTTGGTGCACCAAaactatataaatctaatagaTGTTATCAAATGATAAATAAACTGCCGTGATCCTGCCTTTGAGCTAATATTTGGTTTTGTCTGTGCTTCTCCAATGCAAATATTACCTTTGAGTCAGAGGTGTCGGCAGAGGAAGAGTCAGACAAAGACTTAAATGAGGTAGACGCTGACATGCCTCTGCCCTCGCCACCTTGCTGACGGCTGACCCCGTTGTTGGAGGGGGTCGGCGTGCTGCTGCGGGACTGCGCTTGGCTCTGGGGAGATGGCTTCTTCAGCTTCTTGAAAGGCTCCTCGATAACCGTGGGACCGCCTGGCAGCTTCGGCGGGCCGTTGGCGGACGACGTCCAGTTGGAAAGTCTGGGCTGTGGCTGAGAGCTCACACCGTTCCTGGAAATTGGCAGGCCCAAACCGCCGTCCATGGACTGGATCTTACGCAGTTGTGCAGGCTCGAGTTTCTGAGAAGAGGAGTATTGTATTTAGAACCTGTGTTAAAAACTGGGCTGTACTTTTCTACTCACATCCAGTCATCTTGTTTCGTACCTTTGTGACCTGCGGGGAGGAGAGAGGCCCGTTCAGGTTGGCCCTCTTTATCTGCTCAGACGACACGCTGTTCTTCCCAGGATGCAACATCGCCTGCTTGGTGGTCAGTCCATCTGCATTCTTCTTGGTTTCAGGGATCCTTTAATACAAGAATCAAGACTCtggtttatttaattatatatccAGACAAAACCTTGTTTGATCTCTGGCAGCCCTCCGCGGTGTCTCACCTCAGGTAGAAAAGCACGTAAGCCTGCTGGTTCAACACCACTTTGATGTTACTGGAGTGCACCATTGAATCATTCATTTGGTACCATTGGCCGTTACTCGcctgagaggaaacaaggaagagATAACATCTTTAAAATGAAGCAtgtattaattacacatttatttagttaCAGTTAAACTATAAACAAGTTCAAAAACAGATGCAGATTCAGATaaagcagtttacaccgaggtAGTTATCTTTTCAATTACTCTGCCTGTATTAGGCCATTGTGGGCAATGTTGCACATTAATAAGAAGGATTGCTTTATGGCAATACTGGAATTATAAGATTGTTACAACTAATATAGGATTGTTACTCCCTAATGAAAATTTTAGGAGCATCATCCCAAATTTTAGGAGCACCATTTGATTGACATACAATACACATTCATATTTGTTTTCCATCTTaaaaaaggtataatatgcaagaattaattaaaaaacaatgtatagactgatacaaaaacaatccctctcaatcatcacttatgccccactagaagtgtgtggtggtgtctgtttctgcagaggaAGGACATTTTAAGTAACTTGTtagtaagtacatttactttggGTCTTAAAGAGCATccttcatgttttatttgcctTAATCATGttaatttctttgtttttatttgactttacTGTCTGTTAATGTCATGTTTCTGACCCTCGAAAACAAAGAGGCTCATCTCAAGATGTTTATCCTcagattttgacatcatttatgcACTTCCGCTCATCTTACCTTGacatagcagtagtagtggccAGCGTGACAACTGTAGCCAGAGTGCACCAGAACAGCGTAGAGGCCGTACATAACAGGATCGCCTGAGCTCTGAGACATGTAGGGGCGGATGTTCAGGAATTCTGGGTAACCAACGtcctggagaaaaaaaaaaagaaaagaaaaaggcagACAGAAACATGAGATCACTGAGAAATGAGACGGCTCTTTCAAAAAACAGCCAATAGTGTGAGACTTCTTTGTTAACCTTTGTTATTTTTCCTCCGCTGAAGTTGGCGAACCTCTTCAGTGAAAGTGTCAGCACGTTGGATGTTCGATGGACCGTGAAGCGCTTGGTCGCTGGCACTTTCTTTTTGCACCTGGAGAGAAAAATAGAGTGATGATACGCGATACAAAACGATGTCTAATGCGAATAGATTTACTTAAAAGCTAAGATGCTGTCAGAGTAGATGAATGACACTTACTTGGCACACATGTAGGCATTCTCTCCACTTAGTACGTCTGGTTTAACAAACAGTTCTAGGGCTCGCACAATGTTTGCTGCTTGCTGAAAACAGAGATAGTTGGTGTTGCTGAGGCCAGTTTtaacaaaaatattattaaatatttccaGAGAAATAAAGGTTATATTGAGATCTTGTGCAACGTACTCGAATCTCCACAGCGATGTCCAGGTATGGGTCATACGTGTCGGAAACACTTTTACAAATAGAGCatttcactgaaagacaaaattaaaaacaaacacgaTGCGATCAGTGATCAGTGATTACTGGAATTTTTCACACAAGCCTCTGTTCTACTTCCTGTAAACAGAAGAAACCAACTGACTCTCAGAACAAACATTGAGGGGAAATCCCTTCACATTTAGCACTCTCCtcaatatttacatttcagaTCTGACTGTTAGTAGCTACTCAACCAAACTGACActtgaaaccagaaaatataccAAAATATGACACGTTTCTGCATCTTAAAGATTTATGATTAAACTTAAAGTTCACTCATTAACAGGAGGGGATTTGGTAAATGCTATTTAATATCATGGAGAGTATAATATAAGTAATATAATAagagtataataatataatggaGTGGAGAGACATGTTTTCCTGATACTTTAATATTTGATTTAAGATGAGAAATACAATTTAACTTTTctagggttgcaactaacaaattattttcattgtcaattaatgtgccgattattttcttaattaatcgattagttgtttggtctataaaatgtcagaaaatggtgaaaaatgtcgataagtgtttcccaaagcccaagatgacgtcctcaaaagtcttgttttgcccaaaactcaaagttattcagtttactgtcatagagaagaaaagaaaccagaaaatattcacatt from Sebastes fasciatus isolate fSebFas1 chromosome 13, fSebFas1.pri, whole genome shotgun sequence encodes the following:
- the usp36 gene encoding ubiquitin carboxyl-terminal hydrolase 36 translates to MPIVDKLKEALKPGRKETGDEGDLNKLLASSAKKVLLQKIEFEPASKGFSYQLDSLKNKYVILNPRNEGATGQKATEPAQIKRQVSDNVVGGQSDGISAPQKMLFQGNKLTLKWERVYRVGAGLHNLGNTCFLNSTVQCLTYTPPLANYLLSKEHSRACHQSGFCMICIMQNHIIQAFANTGNAIKPVSFIRDLKKIARHFRFGSQEDAHEFLRYTIDAMQKACLNGYPKLDRQTQATTLVHQIFGGYLRSRVKCSICKSVSDTYDPYLDIAVEIRQAANIVRALELFVKPDVLSGENAYMCAKCKKKVPATKRFTVHRTSNVLTLSLKRFANFSGGKITKDVGYPEFLNIRPYMSQSSGDPVMYGLYAVLVHSGYSCHAGHYYCYVKASNGQWYQMNDSMVHSSNIKVVLNQQAYVLFYLRIPETKKNADGLTTKQAMLHPGKNSVSSEQIKRANLNGPLSSPQVTKKLEPAQLRKIQSMDGGLGLPISRNGVSSQPQPRLSNWTSSANGPPKLPGGPTVIEEPFKKLKKPSPQSQAQSRSSTPTPSNNGVSRQQGGEGRGMSASTSFKSLSDSSSADTSDSKDSVGTKSAPVGETPSTPRKGSNGLASPAKSVERSHSTEEQKTAKIKPPALNNITSEATSTMSPPPAKKLALSAKKARSRRPSSIDALPPSPRQLSSDPTHQNQLNPLTFASPTHTHRAGPFHSPKVQSSPFAHSSGSFKQQSPQKQSLLSTLQKPNASLSLKTNGLHSAGPKSPKSSNNLSSSVQEPDLNGAPAQKKKKKKKRRHSEVERDAEPVTSSPATATQANAVESASEKKKKKKKKKRKKEHEDGERVEERECVPSHLDTSTQEEDWCHGGIWSLASHPDTEQSKQKPILADSTPTQCESNQKEQGRDSVKKKKKKKMQLVEAPQDTTPSCSVPESTSETKAAVVQNDSGNLKKKLKMKKKKKKRLKEEVRLWEESRRCSDGPNVEPEEVEPPSKKNATENGKISKQSTASMVVWDSQVKDGYKRSQAPATDESELGDTLTRPVVWDGKKTSGVVEELLRNATDKAYGANVLSWDGEISAISRDAVDDVRHARCDTVIDEWDEDFDRGKVKKMKNYKREKWRSGSSIFQKIQDRRSKWSVTPGGKRAFGVRR